In the genome of Hemiscyllium ocellatum isolate sHemOce1 chromosome 12, sHemOce1.pat.X.cur, whole genome shotgun sequence, one region contains:
- the cbsa gene encoding cystathionine beta-synthase a: MMQSEGRQMNGSLQELSNGIDDNERKWIRPDLPSKCTWHLGIAQTQSPHNHQSLPSTPDILPNILSKIGNTPMVRLNKVPQAHGLKCELLAKCEFFNAGGSVKDRIALRMVEEAEKAGDLKPGDTIIEPTSGNTGIGLALAAAVKGYRCIIVLPEKMSTEKVDVLRALGAEIVRTPTSASFDSPESHVGVAWRLKNEIPNSHLLDQYRNPGNPLIHYDHTAEEILKQCEGKVDMFVAGAGTGGTITGIARKLKEKCPGCKIIGVDPEGSILAEPEHLNQTDVSTYEVEGIGYDFIPTVLDQSVVDKWYKSNDKKSFQIARQLIREEGLLCGGSSGSAVSVALEAAKELEEGQRCVVILPDSIRNYMTKFLSDDWMTRKGFQVKPPTYYKKPWWWTCHVEQLNIPPPLTVLSSFSCQRTIEILRKEGYDQAPVLGDRGVLLGVVSLKQMLSSIMAAKVKLMDPVTRVLCKQFGKVEKNDDLGKLSSILETGAFALIMNEQDQSEVDGIHCKKPVVLGVVTTIDLLCFISQKEMALK; encoded by the exons ATGATGCAGTCtgaaggaaggcagatgaatggaTCTCTGCAGGAGCTCTCCAATGGGATCGATGATAATGAGAGAAAATGGATTAGACCAGACCTACCGAGTAAATGCACCTGGCACCTGGGGATTGCTCAAACCCAGTCCCCCCACAATCACCAGAGTCT GCCATCAACTCCTGACATCCTGCCCAATATTCTCAGCAAAATTGGCAACACCCCAATGGTTCGCCTGAACAAGGTCCCTCAAGCTCATGGGTTGAAGTGTGAGCTCT TGGCAAAGTGTGAATTTTTCAACGCTGGGGGCAGCGTGAAGGATCGTATTGCCTTGAGGATGGTGGAAGAGGCAGAAaaggctggagatctgaaacctgGTGATACCATCATTGAGCCAACCTCTGGAAACACGG GAATTGGGCTGGCATTGGCTGCTGCTGTTAAAGGATATCGTTGCATTATTGTTCTTCCGGAGAAGATGAGCACAGAGAAG GTTGATGTGTTACGAGCTCTCGGAGCGGAGATTGTACGGACACCAACGAGTGCCAGCTTTGATTCACCAGAGTCTCATGTTGGTGTTGCCTGGAGACTGAAGAATGAAATCCCCAACTCTCACCTCCTGGATCAG TATCGGAATCCTGGAAACCCACTGATTCACTATGATCACACTGCGGAAGAGATCCTGAAGCAATGTGAAG gaAAAGTGGACATGTTTGTGGCTGGAGCAGGAACTGGAGGAACAATCACTGGGATTGCCAGGAAACTGAAGGAGAAATGTCCAGGCTGCAAG ATTATTGGAGTTGATCCAGAAGGTTCCATCCTGGCAGAACCTGAACATCTCAATCAAACCGACGTCAGCACATACGAAGTGGAGGGTATTGGCTACGATTTCATCCCGACAGTTCTGGATCAATCA GTTGTGGATAAATGGTACAAGAGCAATGACAAAAAATCCTTTCAAATTGCTCGTCAGCTGATCAGAGAGGAGGGGCTGCTGTGTG GTGGAAGTTCGGGGAGTGCTGTCTCTGTTGCTCTGGAAGCTGCAAAGGAGCTTGAGGAAGGTCAGCGCTGTGTGGTCATCCTCCCGGATTCAATCCGCAACTACAT GACCAAGTTTCTCAGTGATGACTGGATGACACGGAAAGGATTCCAAGTGAAACCACCAACCTACTACAAGAAACCCTG GTGGTGGACATGTCATGTTGAGCAACTTAATATCCCGCCTCCACTCACTGTGCTGTCGTCATTTTCCTGTCAGAGGACCATTGAGATTCTTCGCAAAGAAGGTTATGATCAGGCTCCTGTTCTCGGTGATCGGGG GGTGCTTCTGGGAGTGGTGTCTCTGAAACAGATGCTCAGCTCCATCATGGCTGCAAAGGTTAAACTAATGGACCCAGTCACTCGCGTTCTCTGCAAGCAGTTTGGGAAG GTTGAGAAGAATGATGATCTGGGGAAGCTGTCCTCTATCCTGGAGACGGGTGCATTTGCTCTGATCATGAATGAGCAGGACCAGT CTGAAGTGGATGGTATTCACTGTAAGAAACCAGTCGTACTTGGTGTTGTGACCACAATTGATCTACTCTGCTTCATCAGTCAGAAGGAGATGGCTTTGAAATGA